The following coding sequences lie in one Mesorhizobium sp. DCY119 genomic window:
- a CDS encoding O-antigen ligase family protein, whose amino-acid sequence MAIVLFAYCLVITVSTLWNSETFGDTRHLLRLATLLLFPFSYSLWSISNKADVARTTVLASMVACYAGLVVAAFQYYYLGERAWGGAGNPIVFATVIGLTGAVSLAGIFFLQEKKLTLPLAGAFAASWIGLIFSGSRALWISSFVVTVAILWIYRRTLSRYISPRNAVIIVAIFVAIAAAGAPTVMDRMGRVAADWDKLTVNSQQETSLGVRLSLWEMALDLVQQRPFIGYGMGSTRKLITTGLRDQYGLDFTFTHFHNGFATVTVEAGLIGLLTLLAIFAAATATAVRCFRDSRDEVERFGATVLVILVVTYMISGLTNIILGHDILDTMMVVFLITGTYLAAGTSMVQASDPIAAGKPA is encoded by the coding sequence ATGGCGATCGTGCTTTTCGCCTATTGTCTCGTCATTACCGTCTCCACTCTCTGGAACAGTGAGACATTTGGCGATACGCGGCACCTGCTGCGCCTCGCAACCCTTCTTCTCTTTCCATTTTCCTATTCCCTGTGGAGCATTTCGAACAAGGCAGACGTTGCCCGCACCACCGTGCTGGCCAGCATGGTCGCGTGTTATGCGGGGCTCGTGGTCGCCGCGTTTCAGTATTACTACCTGGGTGAACGGGCCTGGGGCGGAGCAGGAAACCCGATCGTTTTCGCCACGGTGATTGGCCTCACCGGCGCGGTCTCGCTTGCCGGCATCTTTTTCCTTCAGGAAAAGAAACTTACGCTTCCTTTGGCCGGCGCATTTGCAGCTTCATGGATCGGCCTGATTTTTTCCGGAAGCCGTGCCCTGTGGATCAGCAGTTTCGTGGTAACGGTTGCCATCCTCTGGATCTATCGGCGGACCCTTTCGCGATACATCTCGCCGAGAAATGCCGTAATCATCGTCGCGATTTTCGTGGCGATCGCTGCCGCAGGCGCCCCGACCGTCATGGACCGGATGGGCAGGGTCGCCGCCGACTGGGACAAGCTGACCGTGAATTCCCAGCAGGAAACGTCGCTCGGCGTGCGGCTTTCACTCTGGGAAATGGCGCTTGATCTGGTCCAGCAACGCCCGTTCATCGGTTACGGGATGGGATCGACGCGCAAGTTGATAACCACCGGGCTGCGGGATCAGTACGGTCTCGATTTCACCTTCACACATTTTCACAACGGCTTCGCGACCGTCACCGTCGAAGCCGGATTGATCGGCCTGCTCACACTGCTGGCAATATTCGCTGCAGCCACGGCCACCGCTGTTCGATGTTTCCGGGACAGTCGCGACGAGGTCGAAAGATTTGGTGCGACTGTGCTCGTCATACTGGTCGTCACCTACATGATCTCCGGCCTGACCAACATCATCCTGGGTCACGATATTCTGGATACGATGATGGTGGTGTTTCTGATCACCGGAACATATCTCGCCGCCGGGACATCGATGGTGCAGGCATCTGACCCGATCGCCGCCGGGAAGCCCGCCTGA
- a CDS encoding MBL fold metallo-hydrolase gives MAMRFDTKFEPHYGQPVEIAPGVARLTVNNPSAFTFYGTNSYIIGQDTLAVIDPGPENDAHYDALIRAISGRPVSHIFVSHTHRDHSPLAARLARETGATTAGEGPHRAARPLRIGEINPLDASGDIDFKPDLVLRDGDIVEGDGWRIGTVLTPGHAANHAAFSLEGTGILFSADHVMAWATTIVAPPDGAMTDYMASLDKLLARDDRLLLPGHGGPVTKPQPFMRGLKAHRKMRERAILERLRSGDRSIPDLVAAIYRDTDPRLHGAAGLSVLAHLEDLVARGAVVTENEPSIDAIFAPA, from the coding sequence ATGGCCATGCGTTTCGATACCAAGTTCGAGCCTCATTACGGACAGCCGGTGGAGATTGCTCCGGGAGTAGCGCGGCTGACCGTCAACAATCCTAGCGCCTTCACCTTTTACGGCACGAACAGCTACATCATCGGGCAGGACACGCTGGCCGTCATCGATCCTGGTCCCGAAAACGATGCCCATTACGATGCTCTGATCAGGGCAATTTCCGGTCGTCCCGTCAGCCACATCTTCGTCAGCCACACCCATCGAGACCATTCTCCGCTGGCGGCACGCCTTGCCCGCGAGACCGGTGCGACGACGGCTGGGGAAGGGCCGCATCGTGCCGCGCGCCCATTGCGGATCGGCGAAATCAATCCGCTCGACGCCAGTGGCGATATAGACTTCAAGCCTGATCTTGTTTTGCGCGACGGGGACATCGTCGAAGGTGACGGCTGGCGCATCGGCACGGTTCTGACGCCGGGCCACGCAGCCAACCATGCCGCCTTCTCGCTGGAGGGAACCGGCATCCTGTTTTCCGCCGATCATGTCATGGCCTGGGCAACCACCATCGTCGCGCCGCCGGATGGAGCGATGACGGACTACATGGCTTCGCTCGACAAGCTTTTGGCGCGCGATGATCGCCTGCTTCTGCCCGGTCACGGCGGGCCAGTGACCAAGCCGCAACCCTTCATGCGCGGGCTGAAAGCACATAGGAAAATGCGTGAGCGCGCGATCCTCGAGCGGCTGAGGTCTGGAGACCGCTCGATTCCCGATCTCGTCGCGGCGATCTATCGCGACACGGACCCGCGCCTGCATGGGGCAGCCGGCCTCTCGGTGCTGGCTCATCTCGAGGATCTTGTGGCGCGCGGCGCCGTGGTTACCGAGAACGAACCCTCAATCGACGCCATTTTCGCGCCGGCCTGA
- a CDS encoding DUF1499 domain-containing protein, with protein MRAYLERRTARTAGWSRWLASFSAVLFIVAGLAHRYGLLETPVFLVVLVLVAALAICALAFAAFAFSRVWNNGDLGGGDLTWGTIVALVVLVPYLIIGYRGVIYPQLNDISTDLDEPPALTLAAKARTADMDAITPFTPERRKLQTDKYPDVTGRRYELPFDRTLEAVEAVVAQEGWKREGPKPDAEGQSEVTVEALAFTTILAFPIDVAVRLIDEGDTTYVDMRSASRYGKHDFGDNAARITAFFEALDTEVATLSGTVPAVPAP; from the coding sequence ATGAGAGCATATCTGGAACGACGGACGGCAAGGACCGCCGGCTGGTCGCGGTGGCTGGCGAGCTTCTCGGCGGTGCTGTTCATCGTCGCCGGTCTGGCGCACCGTTACGGCCTGCTGGAAACGCCGGTCTTTCTGGTGGTCCTGGTGCTTGTGGCGGCTCTCGCGATTTGCGCGCTGGCTTTCGCGGCCTTTGCCTTTTCGCGGGTGTGGAACAATGGCGATCTGGGCGGTGGCGACCTCACCTGGGGGACGATCGTCGCGCTGGTGGTGCTGGTGCCATATCTGATCATCGGCTATCGCGGGGTCATCTATCCGCAACTCAACGACATTTCCACCGATCTGGACGAGCCCCCGGCGCTGACGCTGGCAGCTAAAGCGCGCACCGCGGACATGGATGCCATCACGCCTTTCACGCCTGAACGCCGAAAGCTTCAGACGGACAAATACCCGGATGTGACGGGCCGGCGCTACGAGCTGCCCTTCGACCGCACGCTTGAGGCGGTCGAAGCCGTGGTTGCGCAGGAAGGCTGGAAACGGGAAGGCCCGAAGCCTGACGCGGAAGGGCAGAGCGAGGTTACGGTGGAGGCGCTGGCCTTCACCACCATCCTTGCCTTCCCCATCGATGTTGCCGTCAGGCTGATCGATGAAGGCGACACCACCTATGTCGATATGCGTTCGGCATCGCGCTACGGCAAGCACGATTTCGGCGATAATGCCGCCCGTATCACCGCATTTTTCGAAGCGCTCGATACCGAGGTTGCGACACTTTCGGGAACTGTTCCGGCCGTGCCCGCCCCATAG
- a CDS encoding long-chain-fatty-acid--CoA ligase: MLGLMQEWPLLCHKLLDHAGIQHPRREVVSRSIEGPIVRTTFSDIRTRALKVAQRLERDGYGVGDRIATLAWNTARHIEAWYGIMGVGAVYHTLNPRLFPEQIVWIMNHAEDKAIFVDLTFLPLVEKIAAAVPSLKQVIVLTDKAHMPQTALPNVVAYEEWLAEADGDFQWKSLDEGAAAGMCYTSGTTGEPKGVVYSHRSNVLHAMMAAMPDAMGIASKDVILPVVPMFHANAWGLGQSAPMIGAKLVMPGGKMDGASIYELLDTEKVTFTAAVPTVWLMLLQYLEETGKKLPYLKKVVIGGSACPRAMTKKFQENYDVEVIHAWGMTEMSPLGSLCTMKPEYADLEGDEKLNIEEKQGHAPFGVEMKVTDDEDKSLPWNGKTFGRLKVRGPAVAAAYYGGAGKEQFDEEGWFDTGDVAHIDANGYMQITDRAKDVIKSGGEWISTIDLENLAVGHPDVAEAAVIGVRHSKWDERPLLVIVRKPGKEPEKSDILGFMDGKVAKWWMPDDVAFVDEIPHTATGKIQKTTLRKQFSEYRLPTDTEAVG; this comes from the coding sequence ATGCTTGGACTGATGCAGGAATGGCCGCTGCTCTGCCACAAGTTACTCGATCACGCCGGCATACAGCACCCGCGCCGCGAGGTCGTTTCACGCTCCATCGAAGGGCCGATCGTTCGCACGACATTTTCCGATATCCGCACCCGCGCGCTCAAGGTCGCCCAGCGACTGGAACGTGACGGCTATGGCGTGGGCGACCGCATCGCCACGCTGGCCTGGAACACGGCGCGCCACATCGAGGCGTGGTACGGCATCATGGGCGTCGGCGCAGTTTATCACACGCTCAACCCGCGCCTTTTCCCCGAACAGATCGTCTGGATCATGAACCACGCCGAGGACAAGGCGATATTCGTCGACCTGACGTTCCTGCCGCTGGTCGAAAAGATCGCCGCAGCCGTGCCGTCGCTCAAGCAGGTCATCGTCCTGACCGACAAGGCGCATATGCCCCAGACCGCCTTGCCCAACGTGGTCGCCTACGAGGAGTGGTTGGCCGAGGCCGATGGAGATTTCCAATGGAAAAGCCTCGATGAAGGTGCGGCTGCCGGCATGTGCTACACCTCCGGCACAACGGGCGAGCCGAAGGGCGTGGTCTACAGCCACCGCTCCAATGTGCTGCACGCCATGATGGCCGCCATGCCCGACGCCATGGGCATCGCGTCGAAGGATGTGATCCTTCCGGTCGTGCCGATGTTCCACGCCAATGCCTGGGGGCTTGGCCAGAGCGCACCGATGATCGGCGCAAAGCTGGTCATGCCCGGCGGCAAGATGGACGGCGCTTCGATCTACGAGCTGCTCGACACCGAGAAGGTGACCTTCACCGCTGCCGTGCCGACGGTCTGGCTGATGCTGCTTCAATATCTGGAGGAAACCGGCAAGAAGCTACCTTACCTGAAGAAGGTCGTCATTGGCGGTTCGGCCTGCCCGCGCGCCATGACCAAGAAATTCCAGGAAAACTATGACGTCGAGGTGATCCATGCCTGGGGCATGACCGAGATGTCGCCGCTCGGCAGCCTGTGCACGATGAAGCCGGAATATGCGGACCTTGAAGGCGATGAAAAGCTGAACATCGAGGAAAAACAGGGCCATGCGCCCTTCGGCGTCGAGATGAAGGTGACCGACGACGAAGACAAGTCGCTTCCCTGGAACGGCAAAACCTTCGGCCGCCTCAAGGTGCGCGGTCCGGCTGTGGCTGCGGCCTATTACGGCGGTGCCGGTAAGGAACAATTCGACGAGGAGGGCTGGTTCGACACGGGTGACGTCGCCCATATCGACGCCAACGGCTATATGCAGATCACCGACCGGGCCAAGGACGTCATCAAGTCCGGCGGCGAATGGATTTCCACCATCGACCTTGAAAATCTTGCGGTCGGGCATCCGGATGTTGCCGAGGCGGCGGTCATCGGCGTGCGCCATTCGAAATGGGACGAGCGGCCGTTGCTGGTGATCGTGCGCAAGCCCGGCAAGGAACCGGAAAAGTCCGACATCCTCGGCTTCATGGACGGCAAGGTCGCTAAGTGGTGGATGCCCGACGATGTCGCCTTCGTTGATGAGATACCGCATACGGCAACCGGCAAGATCCAGAAAACGACGCTTCGCAAGCAGTTCAGCGAGTACCGGCTTCCTACAGACACGGAGGCAGTCGGGTAG
- a CDS encoding aminotransferase, translating to MLGQTPLTNFQTRDVEALLHPYTPIHKLKTMGAVVMERGEGIYVYDTQGRGYIEGMSGLWCAGLGFGDEEMIEAATAQMRALPFYHIFGAKSSEPAVELAEKLKEIAPVPISKVFFTSSGSEANDTQVKLAWYMNNALGRPNKKKIISRVKAYHGVTVMAASLTGLPGNHNGWDLPVDRVLHTDCPHYYRFGADGESEGDFVARTAKSLRDLIEREGPDTIAAMIAEPVMGAGGVIVPPKGYFEAIQAVLDEHDIILIADEVITGFGRTGNWWGSQTLNMKPNTISAAKQLTAAYAPLGAVMVPEDIYQSYVDHSATLGSFAHGFTYGGHPLSCALGVKAIEIYQKRDILSHVRTLMPLFEQRLKKLADHPLVGETRFCGLVGGAELVADKKTKRSFDPKQGVGPEASRLIEQNGAILRAIGDTIAICPPMIITEAELNELFDRFEKGLDQAEAWVSKEGLRTT from the coding sequence ATGCTCGGTCAGACCCCCCTCACTAATTTCCAGACCCGTGACGTCGAAGCCCTGCTTCATCCCTATACGCCGATCCACAAGCTGAAGACGATGGGCGCGGTGGTGATGGAGCGCGGCGAAGGCATCTATGTCTACGACACGCAGGGCCGCGGCTATATCGAGGGCATGTCCGGGCTGTGGTGCGCGGGCCTCGGCTTCGGCGACGAGGAGATGATAGAGGCGGCGACAGCGCAGATGCGCGCCCTGCCCTTCTATCACATATTCGGCGCCAAAAGCAGCGAACCCGCCGTCGAACTTGCTGAAAAGCTTAAGGAAATCGCTCCGGTTCCAATCTCGAAAGTGTTTTTCACCTCTTCCGGCTCGGAGGCCAACGACACGCAGGTGAAGCTCGCCTGGTACATGAACAATGCGCTCGGCCGGCCCAACAAGAAGAAGATCATTTCGCGCGTCAAAGCCTATCACGGCGTGACCGTCATGGCAGCATCGCTGACCGGCCTGCCCGGCAACCACAATGGCTGGGACCTGCCCGTCGACCGCGTGCTGCATACCGATTGCCCGCATTACTACCGCTTCGGCGCAGACGGCGAGAGCGAGGGTGACTTTGTTGCCCGCACGGCAAAGTCGCTGCGCGACCTCATCGAGCGCGAAGGGCCGGACACGATCGCGGCGATGATTGCCGAGCCTGTCATGGGCGCCGGTGGCGTCATCGTTCCGCCGAAGGGTTATTTCGAGGCGATCCAGGCGGTGCTGGACGAGCATGACATCATCCTGATCGCCGACGAGGTCATCACCGGCTTTGGCCGCACCGGCAACTGGTGGGGTTCGCAGACGCTCAACATGAAGCCGAACACGATTTCCGCGGCCAAGCAGCTCACCGCTGCCTATGCGCCACTGGGCGCCGTCATGGTGCCGGAAGACATCTACCAGTCCTATGTCGACCACAGCGCCACACTCGGCAGCTTCGCCCACGGCTTCACCTATGGCGGCCATCCGCTGAGCTGCGCGCTGGGTGTGAAGGCCATCGAAATCTACCAGAAGCGCGATATTCTCAGCCATGTCCGCACCCTGATGCCGCTGTTCGAGCAGCGACTGAAGAAGCTGGCGGACCATCCGCTGGTCGGTGAAACGCGCTTCTGCGGCCTTGTCGGCGGTGCGGAACTGGTGGCCGACAAGAAGACAAAACGATCCTTCGACCCCAAGCAGGGCGTTGGGCCCGAGGCCTCGCGGCTGATCGAGCAGAACGGCGCCATCCTGCGCGCCATCGGCGATACGATCGCCATCTGCCCGCCGATGATCATTACCGAGGCGGAACTGAACGAACTTTTCGACCGCTTCGAAAAAGGTCTCGATCAGGCCGAGGCATGGGTTTCAAAGGAAGGCTTGAGAACTACATGA
- a CDS encoding DUF427 domain-containing protein — MTIANPSPGFAKNPAKQITVEPYRGTVKVFAGDQQIASSSKALLLTEPPYPAAYYIPFADIDFSRLEKTDHSTHCPYKGDASYWSIPAGGEAAKNAMWGYEQPFDETAEIKDHGAFYPDRVRIVAEPG; from the coding sequence ATGACCATCGCCAACCCCTCCCCCGGCTTCGCCAAGAACCCGGCCAAGCAGATTACGGTCGAGCCTTACAGGGGCACCGTCAAAGTCTTTGCCGGCGATCAGCAAATCGCCTCGTCAAGCAAGGCGCTTCTGCTGACGGAGCCGCCCTACCCGGCTGCCTACTACATTCCTTTCGCGGACATCGACTTCAGCCGCCTGGAAAAAACCGATCACTCCACCCACTGCCCCTACAAGGGCGATGCCTCCTACTGGAGCATCCCGGCAGGTGGTGAAGCGGCGAAAAATGCCATGTGGGGTTATGAGCAGCCCTTCGACGAGACAGCCGAGATCAAGGACCATGGCGCGTTCTATCCCGACAGGGTGCGGATCGTGGCAGAGCCGGGATAA
- a CDS encoding GSU2403 family nucleotidyltransferase fold protein, which produces MIRQLDMVYTTMSAELLDRALDAQFDLDFDEAGTFKKRTVKDRDYWYYKPSERGQTEAVREKYVGPADDPEIASRVARFRQIKDDYQARRKIVATLVREARLFRPEQRVGDVVEALWKAGLFRVRACLVGTIAYQTYGTVIGCRLADTAMQTGDIDIAQFHSISVAVDDSIPPILDVLKSVDDKFRPVPQLGDEHGAAKFQASGGLRVEFLTPNRGSDDHLGKPAKLPALGGATAEPLRFLDFLIHQPVRTVMLHKGGIPIFVPDPARYAVHKLIVSARRRQDNGKDLKDLRQAQNLALALSETGRLEDLRDAYDEALSRGPQWREAITKSLDRLTALGVNAFDALKPANR; this is translated from the coding sequence ATGATCCGCCAATTGGACATGGTCTACACCACCATGAGCGCCGAGCTTCTCGACCGCGCGCTAGATGCTCAGTTCGATCTCGATTTTGATGAAGCCGGTACGTTCAAGAAGCGCACGGTCAAGGACCGCGACTACTGGTATTACAAGCCGTCCGAGCGCGGGCAGACCGAGGCGGTGCGGGAAAAATATGTCGGCCCCGCCGACGATCCCGAAATTGCCAGCCGGGTTGCCCGGTTCCGGCAGATCAAGGACGACTATCAGGCACGGCGCAAGATCGTCGCGACGCTGGTTCGCGAGGCGCGGCTGTTTCGGCCTGAGCAGCGTGTTGGCGATGTGGTCGAAGCGCTGTGGAAGGCTGGGCTTTTTCGCGTGCGGGCCTGTCTTGTCGGCACTATTGCCTATCAGACCTACGGAACGGTTATCGGCTGCAGGCTGGCAGACACTGCGATGCAGACCGGCGATATCGATATCGCGCAGTTTCACTCGATCTCCGTGGCTGTGGACGATTCCATTCCGCCGATCCTCGATGTCCTGAAAAGCGTGGACGACAAATTTCGGCCTGTTCCGCAACTGGGCGACGAGCATGGCGCGGCAAAATTCCAGGCTTCGGGCGGCTTGCGGGTGGAATTCCTGACACCCAACCGCGGCAGTGACGATCATCTCGGCAAGCCCGCAAAATTGCCGGCACTAGGCGGCGCGACCGCCGAGCCGCTTCGCTTTCTGGATTTCCTGATCCACCAGCCCGTCAGGACGGTGATGCTTCACAAGGGCGGCATTCCGATATTCGTGCCTGATCCTGCCCGTTATGCGGTCCACAAGCTGATTGTCTCAGCGCGGCGGCGGCAGGACAACGGCAAGGACCTCAAGGATTTGAGACAGGCGCAAAATCTCGCTCTTGCCCTGTCCGAAACAGGCCGTCTCGAAGACCTGCGCGACGCCTACGACGAAGCCCTCTCACGCGGGCCGCAATGGCGCGAGGCGATCACGAAGTCGCTTGATCGCCTCACTGCGCTGGGTGTGAATGCTTTCGATGCGCTGAAACCGGCGAATAGGTGA
- a CDS encoding polysaccharide deacetylase family protein — protein MRLVSKLFLAVALSGSAAVANAAPLLEPSLHIRQGGDSPRVAVTLDACGGATDSRILSALVQHKIPATIFVTGTWLKRNAPSLEIMRAHPELFELENHGGRHIPAVDTPRKIYGIRSAGSPEAVLAEVETGAAALAKTGEPAPKWFRGATAQYSPSAIALIRKAGFKIAGYSINGDGGSLLGARETARRVSAAKDGDVIIAHINQPTHAAGEGLVKGLLALKDKGYTFVRLDDVDGDGTDDTTN, from the coding sequence ATGCGCCTTGTTTCAAAGCTCTTTCTCGCCGTAGCACTCTCCGGTTCGGCAGCGGTCGCCAATGCCGCGCCGTTGCTTGAGCCGAGCCTGCATATCAGGCAGGGCGGCGACAGCCCGCGCGTCGCAGTGACATTGGATGCCTGCGGCGGCGCGACCGACAGCCGGATTCTATCCGCGCTGGTCCAGCACAAGATTCCGGCGACGATCTTCGTGACCGGAACCTGGCTGAAGCGCAACGCGCCTTCGCTTGAGATCATGCGGGCGCATCCGGAACTGTTCGAGCTCGAAAATCACGGCGGCAGGCATATTCCCGCCGTCGACACGCCGCGCAAGATTTATGGCATCCGCAGTGCCGGCAGCCCGGAAGCGGTGCTGGCCGAGGTCGAGACCGGAGCTGCGGCACTGGCCAAGACCGGCGAGCCCGCGCCAAAATGGTTTCGCGGCGCCACCGCACAATACAGCCCCTCGGCAATCGCGCTGATCCGAAAGGCTGGCTTCAAGATCGCCGGCTATTCCATCAATGGCGATGGCGGCTCGCTGCTCGGCGCGCGCGAGACGGCACGGCGCGTCTCGGCTGCCAAGGATGGCGATGTCATCATCGCCCATATCAACCAGCCGACCCATGCGGCCGGCGAGGGGCTGGTGAAAGGTCTGCTGGCGCTGAAGGACAAGGGCTACACCTTCGTGCGGCTGGATGACGTCGATGGCGACGGGACCGACGATACGACGAATTGA
- the ppdK gene encoding pyruvate, phosphate dikinase — translation MTKWVYTFGDGAAEGRAGDRNLLGGKGANLAEMCSLGLPVPPGFTVTTEACNWYYANGNAYPASLKKDVTTALDHIGALTGRRFGDPAKLLLVSVRSGARASMPGMMDTVLNLGLNDVTVEALAKDSGDARFAYDSYRRFIQMYSDVVMGLDHEVFEEILEEEKARLGHELDTELSADEWQATIALYKAKIEEELGKPFPQDPQEQLWGAIGAVFSSWMNHRAITYRRLHDIPESWGTAVNVQAMVFGNMGDTSATGVAFTRNPSTGEKMLYGEFLVNAQGEDVVAGIRTPQNITEKARIAAGSDKPSMQKLMPAAFNTFMEISERLEKHYRDMQDLEFTIERGKLWMLQTRSGKRTAKAALKTAVDMAAEGLITQEEAVARIDPSSLDQLLHPTIDPKAERNVVAIGLPASPGAATGEIVFSSNEAEEMRAIGRKVILVRIETSPEDIHGMHAAEGILTTRGGMTSHAAVVARGMGKPCVSGAGTLRVDYKAGTMTAMGTTFRKGEIITVDGGTGQVLKGAVAMLQPELSGDFAAIMEWADKIRRMKVRTNAETPADARMARSFGAEGIGLCRTEHMFFEGVRIIAMREMILADTEKDRRAALDKLLPMQRSDFLELFEIMAGLPVTIRLLDPPLHEFLPKTDQEIEEVAAAMKVSADKLRHRTETLHEFNPMLGHRGCRLAVSYPEIAEMQARAIFEAAVEAGKKTGNPVVPEIMVPLVGLKTELDFVKARIDAVAKSVMEESGVTVEYLTGTMIELPRAAIRAHVIAESAEFFSFGTNDLTQTTFGISRDDAASFLETYRQKGIVDQDPFVSLDIEGVGELVRMAADKGRSTRPDIKLGICGEHGGDPASIRFCEEVGLDYVSCSPFRVPIARLAAAQAAVKKGG, via the coding sequence ATGACCAAGTGGGTCTACACCTTTGGGGATGGTGCCGCCGAAGGGCGCGCCGGCGACAGGAATCTGCTGGGCGGCAAGGGCGCCAATCTGGCGGAAATGTGCAGCCTTGGCCTGCCGGTGCCGCCAGGCTTTACCGTCACCACTGAAGCCTGCAACTGGTATTACGCCAATGGCAACGCCTATCCGGCTTCCCTGAAGAAAGATGTCACGACGGCGCTCGACCATATCGGCGCGCTGACCGGCCGTCGTTTCGGCGACCCGGCAAAGCTGCTGCTGGTTTCGGTGCGCTCCGGCGCGCGCGCTTCCATGCCCGGCATGATGGACACCGTGCTCAATCTCGGCCTCAACGACGTGACCGTGGAAGCGCTGGCGAAGGATTCGGGCGATGCCCGCTTTGCCTATGACAGCTACCGCCGCTTCATCCAGATGTATTCGGATGTCGTGATGGGTCTCGACCACGAGGTTTTCGAGGAAATCCTCGAGGAGGAGAAGGCCCGCCTCGGCCACGAACTCGACACCGAACTTTCCGCCGACGAGTGGCAGGCAACCATTGCGCTCTACAAGGCCAAGATCGAGGAAGAACTCGGCAAGCCGTTCCCGCAGGACCCGCAGGAACAGCTGTGGGGCGCCATCGGCGCCGTGTTTTCGAGCTGGATGAACCATCGCGCCATCACCTATCGCCGGCTGCACGACATTCCCGAAAGCTGGGGCACGGCGGTCAATGTCCAGGCCATGGTGTTCGGCAATATGGGCGACACATCGGCCACCGGCGTTGCCTTCACGCGCAACCCGTCGACCGGCGAGAAGATGCTTTACGGCGAATTCCTGGTGAATGCGCAGGGCGAAGACGTCGTGGCCGGCATCCGCACACCGCAGAACATCACCGAAAAGGCTCGCATTGCCGCAGGTTCGGACAAGCCTTCGATGCAGAAGCTGATGCCGGCAGCCTTCAACACCTTCATGGAAATTTCGGAACGGCTTGAAAAGCATTACCGCGACATGCAGGACCTCGAATTCACCATCGAGCGCGGCAAGTTGTGGATGCTGCAGACGCGCTCGGGCAAGCGCACCGCAAAGGCTGCGCTGAAGACCGCTGTCGACATGGCCGCCGAGGGTCTCATCACCCAGGAAGAGGCGGTGGCCCGCATCGACCCGTCCTCGCTCGACCAGCTTCTACACCCGACGATCGATCCCAAGGCTGAACGCAATGTCGTTGCGATCGGCCTGCCGGCTTCGCCGGGTGCTGCCACCGGCGAGATCGTGTTCTCGTCGAACGAGGCCGAGGAAATGCGCGCCATCGGCAGGAAGGTCATTCTGGTGCGCATCGAGACCAGCCCGGAAGACATCCACGGCATGCACGCAGCCGAAGGCATCCTGACGACACGCGGCGGCATGACCAGCCACGCGGCGGTCGTTGCCCGCGGCATGGGCAAGCCCTGCGTTTCCGGCGCCGGCACGCTGCGGGTCGACTACAAGGCCGGCACGATGACGGCGATGGGCACGACGTTCCGCAAGGGCGAAATCATCACCGTCGATGGCGGCACGGGTCAGGTGCTGAAAGGCGCGGTCGCGATGCTGCAGCCGGAGCTTTCCGGCGATTTTGCCGCCATCATGGAGTGGGCCGACAAGATCCGCCGCATGAAGGTGCGCACCAATGCCGAAACACCGGCCGATGCACGCATGGCGCGGTCCTTCGGCGCGGAAGGCATCGGCCTCTGCCGCACCGAGCACATGTTCTTCGAGGGCGTGCGCATTATCGCCATGCGCGAAATGATCCTCGCCGATACGGAGAAGGACCGCCGCGCGGCCCTCGACAAGCTCCTGCCGATGCAGCGCTCGGACTTCCTCGAACTGTTCGAGATCATGGCCGGCCTGCCGGTGACGATCCGCCTGCTCGACCCGCCGCTGCACGAATTCCTGCCCAAGACGGACCAGGAAATCGAGGAGGTGGCGGCGGCCATGAAGGTGTCGGCGGACAAGTTGCGCCACCGCACCGAGACGCTGCACGAATTCAACCCGATGCTCGGCCATCGCGGCTGCCGCCTGGCGGTTTCCTATCCGGAAATCGCCGAAATGCAGGCGCGCGCCATTTTCGAGGCAGCCGTGGAGGCGGGCAAGAAGACCGGCAACCCGGTGGTGCCCGAGATCATGGTGCCGCTGGTCGGGTTGAAAACGGAACTCGACTTCGTCAAGGCGCGCATCGATGCGGTAGCAAAGAGCGTGATGGAAGAAAGCGGCGTCACCGTCGAATATCTTACCGGCACGATGATCGAACTGCCGCGCGCGGCGATCCGCGCCCATGTGATTGCCGAATCGGCCGAATTCTTCTCCTTCGGCACCAACGATCTGACGCAGACGACCTTCGGCATTTCGCGCGACGATGCGGCATCCTTCCTCGAAACCTATCGCCAGAAGGGCATTGTCGATCAGGATCCGTTTGTCTCGCTCGATATCGAGGGCGTGGGCGAATTGGTGCGCATGGCAGCCGACAAGGGCAGGTCGACGCGGCCCGACATCAAGCTCGGCATCTGCGGCGAGCATGGCGGCGACCCGGCTTCGATCCGCTTCTGCGAGGAAGTTGGCCTCGATTATGTGTCGTGCTCGCCGTTCCGCGTGCCGATCGCCAGGCTGGCGGCAGCGCAGGCTGCCGTCAAAAAGGGCGGCTGA